A window of the Lactuca sativa cultivar Salinas chromosome 5, Lsat_Salinas_v11, whole genome shotgun sequence genome harbors these coding sequences:
- the LOC111910165 gene encoding cyprosin has translation MDGVAEGLWELVDLHENNGEIMKSVKRIETIYQNTVSFLPVIEFKTRKSVAIKHGTGAISDFYSQDTIKLGDFTIKEQQLKILESLLLQQSLMRKMPPKNSNKKNNNPPPSPPPPQYDPTVFQAAIIAVVAAAVSQFEMYDVFISNKTTGFCANGCATIADFGTFFGWSNGIEAITVGPSAHSGTNRIMKTKKEYNQLMVDVKDVPQDEKDKFVCNIKALRMIRFSLQSDTFRLVSSCTTAKEVWDRLKELYSTDEDLEHSIQSLLV, from the exons ATGGATGGAGTAGCTGAAGGACTGTGGGAATTAGTGGATTTGCATGAGAATAATGGCGAAATTATGAAATCAGTCAAGCGTATTgaaaccatttatcaaaacactGTATCGTTTCTTCCTGTTATTGAATTCAAAACTC GGAAATCTGTTGCAATTAAACATGGAACTGGTGCTATCTCTGATTTCTATAGCCAAGACACTATAAAACTTGGTGATTTTACTATCAAGGAACAG CAACTAAAGATCCTCGAATCACTTTTGTTGCAGCAAAGTTTGATG AgaaagatgcctccaaagaatTCCAACAAAAAGAACAACAATCCACCACCATCGCCGCCACCTCCTCAGTACGATCCTACTGTATTCCAAGCAGCAATTATAGCCGTCGTGGCTGCCGCAGTGTCACAG TTTGAAATGTATGACGTCTTTATTAGTAACAAAACTACTG GATTTTGCGCCAATGGTTGTGCAACAATTGCTGATTTTGGAACCTTTTTTGGCTGGTCCAACGgtatt GAAGCGATCACTGTAGGTCCGTCTGCTCATTCTGGCACAAACCGAATCATGAAGACTAAAAAGGAGTACAACCAACTTATGGTTGATGTTAAAGATGTtcctcaagatgaaaaggataagttTGTATGCAATATTAAAGCGCTTAGAATGATCAGATTTTCCCTACAGTCTGACACCTTTCGGTTGGTTAGCTCATGCACAACGGCGAAAGAGGTTTGGGACAGGTTGAAAGAGCTGTATTCTACTGATGAGGATCTTGAGCATTCAATTCAATCTCTATTGGTTTAA